The genomic region CGCCCGGTGAGCACGGAGATCAGCAGACCTAACCCAAGGTGAACGCACCCCAACAGCAGGGTCAGGCTGATCACGGCCAGATACGCGCCCATCTCGCTAAGGCCCGCGGCACGCGCGATCAACACCCCGCTCACACTGCATCCGAGCAGCACCACCGCGCCGAGGGCTGCGGCCGCACCAAAAAATTTTCCCAGCAGCACCTCGCCGATCGTCACCGGCTGGGCTAGCAGCGTCAACAAGGTGCCGCGCTCGCGCTCACCGGCCACGCTGACGGCGCCGATCAGTAGCCCCATCAGCGGCACAATCAGCACGATCAGATTGACCAGGCTCGCCGCCGTGCGGCCGAACCCGGCGATGCCTAACCCGCCCAGCCCGGAAAGGCCCAACCCGCTGAGGCCCAACGAGAGGACGGTAAACAACGCCGTAAACAGCGCAAACCACCGATGCCGGCGCGCTTCCCGCAGCTCCTTGCGCATGATGATGAACACCGTCGATGCATCCATGACCACATCCTTGAATTAGCTTCGCTGGGCTTGGCCGGATTCGATCTCAATATCCAGCACGTGGACATCAAGACCCTGGCGCTTCAGCGCGTCGACCGCTGCGGCGTGTTGCTCAGGCGGCACCATGATGCCCAGCAGCGCTTCGCGGTTGATGGCGCCGCGCACTTCCTCCGGTGTGCCGCAGCGCACCGCCCGCCCGCGCTCCAGCACGATCACGCGGTCTGCCAGCTTCATCGCTTCGCTCATGCGATGGGAGCACAGCACTAAGGTTTTGCCTTCGCCCTGCAAGCGCTTTAGCAGCGCGGTGAACTCTCCGCGGCTGCGCACATCCAGGTGGCTCGTCGGCTCATCCAGCAGCAAGATCGGCGGATCAGACAACAGCGCGATCGCCACGGCGAGCTTCTGCTTCATCCCGCCTGAGAGCGTGCGCACGAGCTGCCGTGCTGCGCCGCCCAACTGCCACGCGTGCAGCACATCCGTCGCGCGCGAGGCGGGCACTCGGCGCAGCTGCGCATACAGCATCGCGGCTTCCCAGACGGTGGCATCCCCTGGCAGCCCGAGCTCCTGCGGCACGTAGCCCAGCATCCATCGCACGGCCTTGCCCTCGCGCGCCGCGTCATGGCCGAAGACGCGAATCGATCCCTCAAACGGCAGCACGCCCAGCACGCAGCGCAGCACGGTGGTCTTGCCCGCCCCGTTGGCGCCCCAAAGCACGACAGTCTCGCCGCGCGCCACCTCGAAACTGAGCTGATCCACCGCCGGCTGCGCGCCGAACCGTTTCGTCAATCGCTCAACACGGATGGCGGCCGCCGGTGCTGCGGCGGGTGAGTCGGTAGTGCTCATGGGGCGGGCGCCGCCGGCATCGGGCGCATGCGCGGATGCAGGTCGGCCAGCATCGGGCGCGGCGCAAAAATCGGAAACAGAGCCGCGGCCGCGTCGATCGCGGTCGCCGCCGGGCTGCCGGCATAGAGCCGCAAGGCCGGGTGCGCATCGGCCAGCCGCTCAAAGAGCCGCAGATGACGGTACGGCACGTCGCCGATCCCGTCGCCGTCGGCATCAAAGCCGCGGTAATCGCTCCAGAAATTTCCGTCCCAGCGATTCAGCGCTGCGTCGGATTCCCCGTCGACCGAGACCTGCTCGCCGTTGTCCATGAAGCTGTTGCCGGAAAATCCGCTGGCGACCCCGGAGGGAACCAGCCGCAGGCCGATGTCGTTCGCCCCGATCACATTACGCGTAAACTGTACAGCGGCATGCTCCAGAAACACCCCGACGCGGTTGTCGGCGATGAGATTGCGGTCGATCCGCGTGTCCTCCATGTCTTTCAGGCCGAGCCCGAATCCTGAGGGGCCGCGGTTGCGCGTGATCCGATTATCGGACAGCCGCAGCCCGCGGCTGTACATCAGATAGACGCCGACCGAGTTGTCTTCCAAGCGATTCTGCCGCACGTCGGCGTCGTTGCAATACATGAAATGCAAGCCGTAGCGGCCGCGGCGCACGTTGTTGCGCAGCACTCGAATCCGCCGGGAATACCACAGCACCAAATCCCGCCCGCCGTCAATGCGATTGTCGGCGATGGTCACGTCATCGCTGTACCAGGTCTTGATGAGATCCCCGCGCCGTGCCACCGCCAGCCGATGGCTGCGCAGCTGGTTGCGGCGGATGACCGCGCCGGGCGCTCGGCGCAGCGAAATGCCGAAGAGCACGTCATCGAGCTGATTGTCTTCCACCACCGCCTCCGGCGCCCTCACCAGGATGCCGGTATCGCCCTGTGCGAGCAGATCGCCGCTGCGGCGGATGGTAAATCCGCTGAGGCGGATCTTGGGAGCGGCCAACTCCACCACCGTGCCAGCGCCACCGCCGTCGATCACCGGCTGGTGACGGCCGATCAACGTCACCGAACGCTGCACGATCACCGGGCCGGCGTGCACGCCGCCCTCGACCACAATCGTGTCGCCATCCTCGGCAGCGTCCAGCGCTGCCGCAAGTGTTGGCGCGCTGGAAGCCGACACCGTCAGCGTCTTGGCCCAGGCCTCGGAGCCGCCCAGGATCAGGGCAAGACTTACGCCGGCGGAGATCATCGTGCGCCGCGAGCTCCCGCCGCGCGCCCAGGTCAGCCACAACGCCGCCAGGACCAACCCGGCAGCGCCCGCGGCCAGCCAAAACCCGAGGTCGAACCCGGCGGATGAGTGGAATTGCGCGATCGTGCCTTCACCGACGATCTTCGGGACGAACGGCTTGACGGCGCGGTTCAGCGGCGCTTTCGGATCAAGATTCAATCCGTAGTCGCGCATCCAGAGGAGCAAATCCGCCGCGAAGACCGGGGGCAGCAGCAGGGTGGGCAGCGCGCCAAGCCTTCCCCACCGGCGGCGAACGGCGGCCGCCAGCAGCAGCCCGAGCACCGCAAGGATCAGCCCTGGGATGGCGATGGCTCGCTCCACTTTCGCGCCATGGGCGAGCGCTCGCATGCCGATATAGTGGTTAAGCGAATCGATTTCCCGGACATCGCCTTCGAGCCGATTGACATAGATAATGAGATGGAGGCCTTTGGGATACTGGGGGGCGGACACGCGCATCCGCCAGTAGGGATGAAAGGCGGAGGCGATGAGCAGCGCTGCAGCGAGCAGAAACACACCGCGACCCCATCCCCCAGCGCGCGGGATGGGGCGCTGATCAATCGGCATGGCGCCTCACGCGAACCGGATGGCGAGTATCAGGAACTTGGCGCGGCGGAGGACTCGGCGGCAACCTCGGCCTCTGGGGGTTTCACGAGGAAGTAGCCGGCCATTTCCAGGTGAAGCGCCGAGCAGAACTCCAAGCAGTAAAAAGGAAAGACCCCTTCTTTGGCGGCGATGAACTCCACCGTCGCGGTCTCGCCAGGCTCGATGCTGGCCGCGATATTATACCCCGGCACCGTGAAGCCGTGCGTGGCATCGCGCGTCCGCTCCAAATTCGTGATATGCCAAATCACGTGCTGGCCCTTGGTCACCTCGACATGCTCCGGATCAAAATGGCTGCGGATCGAGGCGGTGTAGACCTCGACGGTGTCGCCGTGGCGCTCGATCTTGCCTTCCAGCGACGCGTCCGCGCTCTTGGCCTGCTCCAGCGGATTCCAGCCGACCTCAGGATACACCTCCCAGGCTTTCAGCTTATCCGCCTTGATGATCTGGGCATAGTGCGGCTCGCCCATCCCGATGGGCATGTCATACAGCACCTGCATAGTATCGCCGGACTTCGACACATCGACGAGCTGCAGGTTTTGGGGCAGCAGCGGCCCCACGTTGAGAAATCGGTCGACCGACCATTTGTTCAGCGAGACGAGATACTTGCCGTCCGGACTGACCGTGTCGCCCTCGGCCGCGGCGATGTGCCCCACGTTAAAGTGCACCGGGACTTTGCTCACCAGGCTCCACGGTTTCTCCGGCGCTGTGTACTTGCAGTCGCCCATGGTCCAACGAGCCACGGCGCTCTCCAGAAAGAGGCTCGTGTACGCATAGCCCTGGTTGTCGAACTGCGTGTGCAAGGGCCCCAAGCCCAGCTCCACCTGGGCTTCCTTCACCGAATCGAATCGGATGATCGGCACCCCGTAGGAGTCTTTGCCTTCGAAATCTTGCTTGGCGATGGCGTCTTGAATCTTGTTGAAGTTGTAGATCGTCACGTGCGGATCGAGCTTGCCGGCGACGACGATGTGCGTCCCCTCAGGGCAGATATCGACCCCGTGAGGGCTTTTCGGCTCGGGGATGAAATACAGCAGCCCTTCCGCAATCGCCACCGGCAGGCGGATCACCTTGAAGCCGTTGATCATGTCGACCTTGCCCGCGGCGACGACCTGTGCGGCTTTCTTCCAATTGATCACGTGCATGTAGTCCATGTCGCGCTCGGAGGCCCCGGCTTCAAACGGCGGATTGCCGCTTTCCACACCGCCGGTCGCCATCTCGGTGTTGAACGAGTTGAAAAACACCCAGCCGTCGCTGACCAGCTTGCCGGCATCGGCCAGATCCTGCCAATACGGCGGCAGCTCGATAGCGAAGGATTCATCGACCATGATGCGCCCTTTGTCGCGGTTGAATTTCCAGAAGGCGGCGAAGCCGCGGTACTCCTGCTGGTATTGGCTGATCGGCGCGTACTTGCCGCCGAGGGGGGCAGCGTATTGG from Candidatus Omnitrophota bacterium harbors:
- the nosD gene encoding nitrous oxide reductase family maturation protein NosD, coding for MPIDQRPIPRAGGWGRGVFLLAAALLIASAFHPYWRMRVSAPQYPKGLHLIIYVNRLEGDVREIDSLNHYIGMRALAHGAKVERAIAIPGLILAVLGLLLAAAVRRRWGRLGALPTLLLPPVFAADLLLWMRDYGLNLDPKAPLNRAVKPFVPKIVGEGTIAQFHSSAGFDLGFWLAAGAAGLVLAALWLTWARGGSSRRTMISAGVSLALILGGSEAWAKTLTVSASSAPTLAAALDAAEDGDTIVVEGGVHAGPVIVQRSVTLIGRHQPVIDGGGAGTVVELAAPKIRLSGFTIRRSGDLLAQGDTGILVRAPEAVVEDNQLDDVLFGISLRRAPGAVIRRNQLRSHRLAVARRGDLIKTWYSDDVTIADNRIDGGRDLVLWYSRRIRVLRNNVRRGRYGLHFMYCNDADVRQNRLEDNSVGVYLMYSRGLRLSDNRITRNRGPSGFGLGLKDMEDTRIDRNLIADNRVGVFLEHAAVQFTRNVIGANDIGLRLVPSGVASGFSGNSFMDNGEQVSVDGESDAALNRWDGNFWSDYRGFDADGDGIGDVPYRHLRLFERLADAHPALRLYAGSPAATAIDAAAALFPIFAPRPMLADLHPRMRPMPAAPAP
- a CDS encoding ABC transporter ATP-binding protein; amino-acid sequence: MSTTDSPAAAPAAAIRVERLTKRFGAQPAVDQLSFEVARGETVVLWGANGAGKTTVLRCVLGVLPFEGSIRVFGHDAAREGKAVRWMLGYVPQELGLPGDATVWEAAMLYAQLRRVPASRATDVLHAWQLGGAARQLVRTLSGGMKQKLAVAIALLSDPPILLLDEPTSHLDVRSRGEFTALLKRLQGEGKTLVLCSHRMSEAMKLADRVIVLERGRAVRCGTPEEVRGAINREALLGIMVPPEQHAAAVDALKRQGLDVHVLDIEIESGQAQRS
- the nosZ gene encoding Sec-dependent nitrous-oxide reductase, which codes for MRSSRLWIILSAGLAVGLVIGLWQGSANHKATLQSTTSAPGGGGQPSIQAARLPQDAMDIVKERGLSPADVSAAVATFMPTGKLDEYVMFASGGHSGQMFAIGLPSMRLLRTIAVFTPEPWQGYGYGVKESPMGHGADDSRAGLPPLRWADTHHPGLSETNGEYDGQYLFIGDKANGRMGVIDLRDFETKQIVANPVFVNNHGAAFVTPNTDYVFESSQYAAPLGGKYAPISQYQQEYRGFAAFWKFNRDKGRIMVDESFAIELPPYWQDLADAGKLVSDGWVFFNSFNTEMATGGVESGNPPFEAGASERDMDYMHVINWKKAAQVVAAGKVDMINGFKVIRLPVAIAEGLLYFIPEPKSPHGVDICPEGTHIVVAGKLDPHVTIYNFNKIQDAIAKQDFEGKDSYGVPIIRFDSVKEAQVELGLGPLHTQFDNQGYAYTSLFLESAVARWTMGDCKYTAPEKPWSLVSKVPVHFNVGHIAAAEGDTVSPDGKYLVSLNKWSVDRFLNVGPLLPQNLQLVDVSKSGDTMQVLYDMPIGMGEPHYAQIIKADKLKAWEVYPEVGWNPLEQAKSADASLEGKIERHGDTVEVYTASIRSHFDPEHVEVTKGQHVIWHITNLERTRDATHGFTVPGYNIAASIEPGETATVEFIAAKEGVFPFYCLEFCSALHLEMAGYFLVKPPEAEVAAESSAAPSS
- a CDS encoding ABC transporter permease, whose amino-acid sequence is MDASTVFIIMRKELREARRHRWFALFTALFTVLSLGLSGLGLSGLGGLGIAGFGRTAASLVNLIVLIVPLMGLLIGAVSVAGERERGTLLTLLAQPVTIGEVLLGKFFGAAAALGAVVLLGCSVSGVLIARAAGLSEMGAYLAVISLTLLLGCVHLGLGLLISVLTGRTNTAMSLAIVVWLGVVLLSDLGMMGTAIVLRLSAGQLLWLSLGNPAQVFKLAATQALQGHLEGLGSSGLYAASVLGGWLLPLLISLLCGWMALTVGLAWAGFQRRGAL